A part of Aegilops tauschii subsp. strangulata cultivar AL8/78 chromosome 2, Aet v6.0, whole genome shotgun sequence genomic DNA contains:
- the LOC120974845 gene encoding uncharacterized protein isoform X2 produces the protein MGRGRARGRPPTPSDSSSSEEELLLPVGVEEDEDEADDESGDDDEFVLLPVGAEVEVRSDDPGFAGSFYEATVAGHLLTAGRRGRYTVAYTTLLADDGDDEPLTETAAAGNVRPRPPPPEAGREFAVHEMVEAFHNDGWWAGVVSAVLPRPVIDRDRRQPRAYVVTFPTSRETLEFGEADLRPHRVFEGGRWVPAAEVDNGSPLFGEGNQVEVSGKSFGAFWSPATVLKVIGATNFLVEYMHIENDGELATGIVDSQDIRPARAITRMDSKYRFSPSSHVEVHHEDSWWPGVIVKVLGSGINKKYVVKLKNYETDMEDVQPVDVLTVQNTQLRPRFDWDGKKWVRCVKEPSHQNYVHEMHPCQKSSRKRLVSALYDDSDKISNERDSHRDKKLKNEDVISGKKAPLSLSICNENNEITHNQRNAVLALRSELSLPSLPPMAALNQLSSSSLAPSCHLEQSSSQMIVIPSTPESWQLRALLFAAFGQPTADSQDRLLGSQEGSGVDDLHQGGYVGETSVEQDTGGELCQRFLVMADNANVPLLPSAESCEANLHDNRLSKDNTAAAVECVTCYAAPAEDLSLIPVATLHGVVPNLLPLEWDLEVNITEDMDEENHQGNVVGLASNGNQSQYTSVDCPFSATTLTALEDDMITTESPSRKFLGSSQSIEKSTITRLSSVGMSNYSVTEPFDDSLAITNGVEGTPVSRYVASRTSDSVLPLSPESVAVHESTMGSLAIHRLPFVKTSPMWAHLEALEIFRKAPQRPHFRHFEQYCPELREGMALEDEEPHFARGEWFRCHIPEIMRGNFNRHI, from the exons ATGGGCCGCGGCCGTGCCAGGGGGCGCCCTCCGACCCCCTCCGACTCCtcatcgtcggaggaggagcTCCTGCTGCCGGTCGGCGTggaggaggatgaggacgagGCGGACGATGAGTCGGGGGACGACGACGAGTTCGTACTACTGCCGGTCGGCGCGGAGGTGGAGGTGCGCAGCGATGACCCTGGCTTCGCCGGCTCCTTCTACGAGGCCACCGTCGCCGGCCACCTGCTCACCGCCGGCCGCCGCGGGCGCTACACGGTGGCCTACACCACGCTCCTGGCCGACGACGGGGACGACGAGCCGCTCACGGAGACCGCGGCCGCCGGCAACGTGCGGCCGCGTCCACCACCGCCCGAGGCGGGGAGGGAGTTCGCGGTCCACGAGATGGTGGAGGCGTTCCACAACGACGGGTGGTGGGCCGGCGTGGTCTCCGCCGTCCTCCCGCGGCCGGTGATCGACAGAGATCGCCGGCAGCCGAGGGCGTACGTGGTCACGTTCCCCACGTCGCGGGAGACGCTGGAGttcggggaggcggatctgcggCCGCACCGCGTGTTCGAGGGCGGCCGGTGGGTCCCGGCTGCAGAGGTG GACAATGGAAGTCCTTTGTTCGGTGAGGGAAACCAAGTTGAAGTGAGTGGAAAATCCTTCGGCGCATTCTGGAGTCCAGCTACTGTTCTTAAAGTGATTGGTGCTACAAATTTTCTAGTAGAGTACATGCATATTGAAAATGACGGGGAATTGGCCACTGGGATTGTCGATTCTCAAGATATTCGGCCAGCACGCGCCATCACCCGTATGGACTCCAAGTACAGATTTTCTCCTTCTTCTCATGTCGAGGTCCATCATGAAGATAGTTGGTGGCCTGGTGTTATTGTTAAGGTTTTAGGTAGTGGAATCAACAAGAAGTATGTGGTGAAATTGAAGAATTACGAGACAGACATGGAAGACGTGCAACCTGTGGATGTTTTGACGGTTCAAAATACGCAACTAAGGCCACGGTTTGACTGGGACGGTAAAAAATGGGTACGCTGCGTGAAAGAG CCTTCACACCAAAATTATGTCCATGAGATGCATCCATGTCAGAAATCTTCTCGAAAAAGGCTAGTTTCCGCCTTGTATGATGACTCTGATAAAATCAGTAATGAACGTGATTCTCATCGTGACAAAAAGTTGAAGAATGAAGATGTGATATCAGGAAAAAAAGCTCCTCTTTCTCTGTCCATTTGCAATGAGAACAATGAAATTACTCATAATCAACGGAATGCAGTATTGGCATTACGGTCTGAGCTATCACTTCCTTCACTGCCACCAATGGCAGCACTTAACCAGCTGAGTTCATCTTCACTTGCTCCAAGCTGTCATCTGGAACAATCATCTTCTCAGATGATTGTCATACCATCTACGCCAGAAAGTTGGCAGTTACGGGCTTTGTTGTTTGCAGCGTTTGGACAACCAACAGCTGACTCACAGGACCGACTATTAG GTTCACAAGAGGGTAGTGGAGTAGATGATCTTCATCAAGGAGGCTATGTTGGTGAAACTAGTGTTGAGCAGGACACTGGTGGAGAATTATGTCAGAGGTTTTTGGTTATGGCTGATAATGCCAACGTTCCTTTGTTGCCTTCAGCAGAGAGTTGTGAAGCTAATTTGCATGACAACCGGCTCTCCAAGGACAACACGGCAGCTGCGGTGGAGTGTGTTACTTGTTATGCTGCTCCAGCCGAGGACTTGTCTCTCATACCTGTAGCTACTTTACATGGTGTTGTACCTAATCTGTTGCCATTAGAGTGGGATTTGGAGGTCAATATAACTGAAGATATGGATGAGGAGAACCATCAAGGGAATGTGGTTGGGTTAGCCAGCAATGGGAATCAAAGTCAGTATACTAGTGTTGACTGTCCATTCTCAGCCACAACCTTAACTGCACTCGAGGATGACATGATTACCACTGAAAGTCCAAGCAGGAAGTTCTTAGGCAGTAGCCAATCCATCGAGAAGTCGACAATAACTCGGCTGTCTTCTGTTGGTATGAGCAATTATAGTGTGACAGAACCTTTCGATGATAGCCTTGCCATAACAAATGGTGTGGAGGGCACACCAGTATCCAGGTATGTTGCAAGCAGAACAAGTGATTCTGTCTTACCCTTGTCGCCGGAATCTGTAGCTGTGCATGAGAGTACCATGGGATCCTTGGCAATCCACCGTCTTCCATTTGTGAAGACCTCCCCAATGTGGGCACATCTTGAGGCACTGGAAATATTCAGGAAAGCGCCACAGCGGCCACATTTTCGTCATTTCGAGCAGTATTGTCCAGAGCTCCGCGAAGGGATGGCATTAG AAGATGAAGAGCCTCACTTTGCTCGAGGAGAATGGTTTCGATGTCACATACCTGAGATCATGCGTGGAAACTTTAATCGCCACATATAA
- the LOC120974845 gene encoding DUF724 domain-containing protein 7-like isoform X1 — MGRGRARGRPPTPSDSSSSEEELLLPVGVEEDEDEADDESGDDDEFVLLPVGAEVEVRSDDPGFAGSFYEATVAGHLLTAGRRGRYTVAYTTLLADDGDDEPLTETAAAGNVRPRPPPPEAGREFAVHEMVEAFHNDGWWAGVVSAVLPRPVIDRDRRQPRAYVVTFPTSRETLEFGEADLRPHRVFEGGRWVPAAEVDNGSPLFGEGNQVEVSGKSFGAFWSPATVLKVIGATNFLVEYMHIENDGELATGIVDSQDIRPARAITRMDSKYRFSPSSHVEVHHEDSWWPGVIVKVLGSGINKKYVVKLKNYETDMEDVQPVDVLTVQNTQLRPRFDWDGKKWVRCVKEPSHQNYVHEMHPCQKSSRKRLVSALYDDSDKISNERDSHRDKKLKNEDVISGKKAPLSLSICNENNEITHNQRNAVLALRSELSLPSLPPMAALNQLSSSSLAPSCHLEQSSSQMIVIPSTPESWQLRALLFAAFGQPTADSQDRLLGSQEGSGVDDLHQGGYVGETSVEQDTGGELCQRFLVMADNANVPLLPSAESCEANLHDNRLSKDNTAAAVECVTCYAAPAEDLSLIPVATLHGVVPNLLPLEWDLEVNITEDMDEENHQGNVVGLASNGNQSQYTSVDCPFSATTLTALEDDMITTESPSRKFLGSSQSIEKSTITRLSSVGMSNYSVTEPFDDSLAITNGVEGTPVSRYVASRTSDSVLPLSPESVAVHESTMGSLAIHRLPFVKTSPMWAHLEALEIFRKAPQRPHFRHFEQYCPELREGMALGMMLSFANLAESINMLDVQGDKELLEQKMKSLTLLEENGFDVTYLRSCVETLIATYNSRVEDLEEKIARVETYDQELGTQVRALAMTVQRLELHAYLMRNMMRSAITRKMSNAVKISRLKAEANDLERSYLSNAAPR; from the exons ATGGGCCGCGGCCGTGCCAGGGGGCGCCCTCCGACCCCCTCCGACTCCtcatcgtcggaggaggagcTCCTGCTGCCGGTCGGCGTggaggaggatgaggacgagGCGGACGATGAGTCGGGGGACGACGACGAGTTCGTACTACTGCCGGTCGGCGCGGAGGTGGAGGTGCGCAGCGATGACCCTGGCTTCGCCGGCTCCTTCTACGAGGCCACCGTCGCCGGCCACCTGCTCACCGCCGGCCGCCGCGGGCGCTACACGGTGGCCTACACCACGCTCCTGGCCGACGACGGGGACGACGAGCCGCTCACGGAGACCGCGGCCGCCGGCAACGTGCGGCCGCGTCCACCACCGCCCGAGGCGGGGAGGGAGTTCGCGGTCCACGAGATGGTGGAGGCGTTCCACAACGACGGGTGGTGGGCCGGCGTGGTCTCCGCCGTCCTCCCGCGGCCGGTGATCGACAGAGATCGCCGGCAGCCGAGGGCGTACGTGGTCACGTTCCCCACGTCGCGGGAGACGCTGGAGttcggggaggcggatctgcggCCGCACCGCGTGTTCGAGGGCGGCCGGTGGGTCCCGGCTGCAGAGGTG GACAATGGAAGTCCTTTGTTCGGTGAGGGAAACCAAGTTGAAGTGAGTGGAAAATCCTTCGGCGCATTCTGGAGTCCAGCTACTGTTCTTAAAGTGATTGGTGCTACAAATTTTCTAGTAGAGTACATGCATATTGAAAATGACGGGGAATTGGCCACTGGGATTGTCGATTCTCAAGATATTCGGCCAGCACGCGCCATCACCCGTATGGACTCCAAGTACAGATTTTCTCCTTCTTCTCATGTCGAGGTCCATCATGAAGATAGTTGGTGGCCTGGTGTTATTGTTAAGGTTTTAGGTAGTGGAATCAACAAGAAGTATGTGGTGAAATTGAAGAATTACGAGACAGACATGGAAGACGTGCAACCTGTGGATGTTTTGACGGTTCAAAATACGCAACTAAGGCCACGGTTTGACTGGGACGGTAAAAAATGGGTACGCTGCGTGAAAGAG CCTTCACACCAAAATTATGTCCATGAGATGCATCCATGTCAGAAATCTTCTCGAAAAAGGCTAGTTTCCGCCTTGTATGATGACTCTGATAAAATCAGTAATGAACGTGATTCTCATCGTGACAAAAAGTTGAAGAATGAAGATGTGATATCAGGAAAAAAAGCTCCTCTTTCTCTGTCCATTTGCAATGAGAACAATGAAATTACTCATAATCAACGGAATGCAGTATTGGCATTACGGTCTGAGCTATCACTTCCTTCACTGCCACCAATGGCAGCACTTAACCAGCTGAGTTCATCTTCACTTGCTCCAAGCTGTCATCTGGAACAATCATCTTCTCAGATGATTGTCATACCATCTACGCCAGAAAGTTGGCAGTTACGGGCTTTGTTGTTTGCAGCGTTTGGACAACCAACAGCTGACTCACAGGACCGACTATTAG GTTCACAAGAGGGTAGTGGAGTAGATGATCTTCATCAAGGAGGCTATGTTGGTGAAACTAGTGTTGAGCAGGACACTGGTGGAGAATTATGTCAGAGGTTTTTGGTTATGGCTGATAATGCCAACGTTCCTTTGTTGCCTTCAGCAGAGAGTTGTGAAGCTAATTTGCATGACAACCGGCTCTCCAAGGACAACACGGCAGCTGCGGTGGAGTGTGTTACTTGTTATGCTGCTCCAGCCGAGGACTTGTCTCTCATACCTGTAGCTACTTTACATGGTGTTGTACCTAATCTGTTGCCATTAGAGTGGGATTTGGAGGTCAATATAACTGAAGATATGGATGAGGAGAACCATCAAGGGAATGTGGTTGGGTTAGCCAGCAATGGGAATCAAAGTCAGTATACTAGTGTTGACTGTCCATTCTCAGCCACAACCTTAACTGCACTCGAGGATGACATGATTACCACTGAAAGTCCAAGCAGGAAGTTCTTAGGCAGTAGCCAATCCATCGAGAAGTCGACAATAACTCGGCTGTCTTCTGTTGGTATGAGCAATTATAGTGTGACAGAACCTTTCGATGATAGCCTTGCCATAACAAATGGTGTGGAGGGCACACCAGTATCCAGGTATGTTGCAAGCAGAACAAGTGATTCTGTCTTACCCTTGTCGCCGGAATCTGTAGCTGTGCATGAGAGTACCATGGGATCCTTGGCAATCCACCGTCTTCCATTTGTGAAGACCTCCCCAATGTGGGCACATCTTGAGGCACTGGAAATATTCAGGAAAGCGCCACAGCGGCCACATTTTCGTCATTTCGAGCAGTATTGTCCAGAGCTCCGCGAAGGGATGGCATTAGGTATGATGCTCTCTTTTGCCAATTTAGCAGAAAGCATAAACATGCTGGATGTTCAGGGTGACAAAGAACTACTTGAACAGAAGATGAAGAGCCTCACTTTGCTCGAGGAGAATGGTTTCGATGTCACATACCTGAGATCATGCGTGGAAACTTTAATCGCCACATATAATAGTCGCGTCGAAGATCTGGAGGAGAAGATTGCTCGCGTAGAAACCTACGACCAAGAACTCGGCACACAAGTTCGCGCGCTGGCTATGACCGTCCAGCGTCTCGAATTGCATGCGTATCTCATGCGCAACATGATGCGGTCTGCCATCACGCGGAAGATGAGCAATGCTGTGAAGATCTCAAGACTCAAGGCAGAAGCGAACGATCTTGAGAGATCGTATCTCTCCAACGCCGCGCCACGGTGA